The genomic DNA CGCCGGAACAAAACATGATTCACCGGATGGAAAAGAAGGTGGTTCCCATCCTCTGTATCATCGTCATTCTGCTTCTGCTCCTGGGTATGAATTTCGGTCTTGTCCTGATGCTTATCGGGATGCTGCTCTTTCCTCTTGGGGTGATTGCGTTCATCGATGACGGGAATATCACGCTTCGTGACTCGGAGTTCCCTACGTTTATCAAAGGTGTAGGCGCGGTACAGGGAGGAAAAGGGACCACTATTGCCCCGGCTATTCAGGATATTGATAAAAAATCACTTCCTTATCTCGAGCCCCTGATCAATTCTGTCTTTTCAAAATTAAACCTGGGACTGGATGAGGACCGGACCTGGCAGCGATTTATCAACGATGGCGGGAGCTATCTGATATACAAGTATCTGAATATTTACCGGGATGCGCTCAAGCTTGGTGGTAAGGCTGACACGGTTGGTCAGATCGTCAGTTCATCCATGCTTGATCAGGTTCTGCTGCGGGATCACCGGCATACTATTTCCATGGGTTTTATGACTCTTCTTGTTCCAATGCATGCCATGATGGTTGCCATTTTCCTGTTTCTGTATCATATTCTGGTTGTAATGGCTGATGCAATATCCGAAAAAATGGCATCGCTTGGGGAAGCAGGTGCGGCATTAACATCCGGGCAGGGTGCATCAATTGCCGGAGCAATGGGTGGAAGTATGTTTGTCTTTTCCAATTTTGATAAGGATGCTATCGGTTTTTATGTCATCATCATCATTACCATGCTCACGATCTCGAATGTGGTGGCCGGGAAGATTGTTTCGGGCGGGGATAATGCATTAGTATATTTTTATTCAAGTCTTATCTGTTCTGTATCCGGGCTTCTTTACATAGTGGCTCCAATCATAACCGGAATATTCTTTATGATTCCCGTCTTTGAAGGTGTATAAGCGATGGTTGAACTCTCAGACTCTACCCGGCGGCTGGTCATATTTGTAGCAATAGTCCTTGGGGGTTCAGTTCTTCTTATCTTCGATATTCCCGTCCTGTATCTGATGATGGGCGTCATTGGCATAGCCATCGTTCTGCTGGTCATTACCGGCACTATCATCCTGTCAGAATTAATTCAGGATTTGCGGTACTGGCTGAAAAGCAGGCCCAAAAAACCTAAAAAAGAGAAGCAGCCAAAAGAGAAAGGAAAAGAGAAGGCGAAAGGCGAAGGAATCTTTTCATCACTCTCCGGTAAGATAAAGATACCATCTATCGCTCTCCCTGCAATAAAGCTCCCCGCACGGTCTGAAAAGTCCCGTGATGAGAAGAAAAAGGCCAAGGAAGAGAAGAAAGGGAGAGAAAAGAAGGAAAAGTCTCAAATGCCTGAAAAAACGGCAGATAAAGAAGAGGAGATCGAAGAAGCGGGCGTGGCATCTGATAGTGTAAAATCAGATGATACTACATTTGATGCCGACCTTCTGGAAGGTCTGGATCTTGATGACAGTCTTGACATCGATGCTGAACTTGACTCAGTAAATCCGGAGTTTGACAATATCCGGACTCCTTATGGAGAAGGGGAGGTCATGCCTGAGATCCCCTCCGATTCTGACGTGAAAAAGATGGATATCTCAACCCAGGATGAGGAAGAGGAGATTATCCTGGATGATGACCAGGGTCCTGACGAGATCGACGCTATCTACTCAAGTACCATAGACATAGGCTCTGACTCCGGCGGTGATGTGATCTCCAATCTTGAAGGGGGAGATACGATCAGTTCTTCTGATCTTTCTACCTACAGTTCATCTGAAGATACTCCCTATATGTATGGTCAGGAGGATGACGACTCCGGCGGGGAAGAACAGTTTGAACTCAGTCAGATGAAGGGTGGGGGC from Methanospirillum hungatei JF-1 includes the following:
- the flaJ gene encoding archaellar assembly protein FlaJ, translating into MAFEGFLDKLRASNQGKLPFEDLYATIYAKLYKFFIEDKYMGSDLLFMLTYMAAIISADASRPEIFAYTGARSEYVSTKYIRRADLLVKRWGYSYVEALSNVAKKIENEMLFSMVNRYANAIESGVPDSDYLKRELETIRNIYKSSYEQGIEMLKKWGDAYISMLFSGALVGIIIMVSIAIYAPDNIQGTLMTSYVLIGGISILGIVTMYKAVPADPKTHRLLQGSPEQNMIHRMEKKVVPILCIIVILLLLLGMNFGLVLMLIGMLLFPLGVIAFIDDGNITLRDSEFPTFIKGVGAVQGGKGTTIAPAIQDIDKKSLPYLEPLINSVFSKLNLGLDEDRTWQRFINDGGSYLIYKYLNIYRDALKLGGKADTVGQIVSSSMLDQVLLRDHRHTISMGFMTLLVPMHAMMVAIFLFLYHILVVMADAISEKMASLGEAGAALTSGQGASIAGAMGGSMFVFSNFDKDAIGFYVIIIITMLTISNVVAGKIVSGGDNALVYFYSSLICSVSGLLYIVAPIITGIFFMIPVFEGV